From the genome of Pukyongia salina, one region includes:
- a CDS encoding helix-turn-helix domain-containing protein, producing MVTSNSFIEKLKAIVLANYTNEHFGVSDLVDQFGMSRSQLHRKLKVATGQSVSQFIREIRLDEALKLLQNEDVTASEAAYQVGFNSPTYFNTCFNDYFGYPPGEVKHQMALRAANGASDTSLEKPATTNKRLLAWLLIISVLVISYFIFRYFQQDSPDTAVVSSEKLKSIAVLPFKNWSGDPELEYVSDGMTDAVITRLSKISEMDKVVPFSTVINYKNSEKNTETIAKELNVEYILEGNFKLSGDKVMSNLNLIEVATNNFIWTLEYSGQWKADEIFEMQADVAENVAENMAVNVSTNEKTEINSRPTSNEEAYRLFLKAEDQFYRLNQYGMENSVKLYKEAIALDSSFVDPYVGLGRTYNVSGLVWGLLPEQEAWKQAKKYFKMALERDTLGAGYNSEIIEFQLVGGAFYYEYDIKNAELQYQNTLLRKDKLNYRDYGFDYSRKTGRFDYSMKLIEREIKRYPVVGDGHMQRAFILFMLGDKKSAIEQLSALDPFYQDNYFYLLETSKWYFYMGETNKSATHLDVLLKKYEDRPPIVHWLMAIHADLQKDSTKLNSSLNQLNLQYKNGNSGSPAWFLALYYCHIKDYDKTFQWLNRSYNNREVEMTWLMQEPMLQPLTDDPRYIELYNKVGFNVIKPLPAIAD from the coding sequence ATGGTCACTTCAAATTCTTTCATTGAAAAATTAAAGGCCATTGTACTTGCTAACTACACTAATGAACATTTTGGGGTAAGCGATCTGGTGGATCAATTTGGGATGAGCAGGTCGCAGCTACACAGAAAACTTAAAGTAGCAACGGGTCAATCTGTAAGTCAGTTTATTAGAGAGATACGTTTAGACGAGGCGCTGAAACTACTTCAGAACGAGGATGTAACTGCTTCGGAGGCTGCATATCAGGTTGGATTTAACAGTCCTACCTATTTTAACACATGCTTTAATGACTATTTCGGCTATCCGCCTGGAGAAGTAAAACATCAAATGGCATTAAGAGCGGCAAATGGTGCTTCAGATACAAGCCTGGAAAAGCCAGCAACAACAAATAAAAGATTGCTCGCATGGCTCTTAATTATTTCGGTGCTCGTTATATCCTATTTCATTTTCAGGTATTTTCAACAAGATTCGCCCGATACTGCGGTGGTTTCTTCCGAAAAGCTTAAGTCGATAGCTGTACTGCCGTTCAAGAACTGGAGTGGCGACCCCGAGCTGGAATATGTAAGTGATGGAATGACGGACGCTGTGATCACAAGATTGTCTAAAATTTCGGAAATGGATAAAGTAGTGCCCTTCTCCACAGTGATCAATTACAAAAATTCAGAAAAAAATACAGAAACCATTGCCAAAGAACTGAACGTGGAGTATATCCTTGAAGGCAATTTTAAACTCTCCGGAGATAAGGTGATGAGTAATTTAAATCTGATCGAGGTAGCCACCAACAATTTTATCTGGACCCTGGAGTACAGCGGACAATGGAAAGCGGACGAGATCTTCGAAATGCAGGCAGATGTGGCAGAAAATGTAGCCGAGAATATGGCCGTTAATGTAAGTACGAATGAAAAAACAGAGATAAATTCAAGACCTACGAGCAATGAGGAGGCATACCGTTTATTTCTGAAAGCAGAGGATCAGTTTTACAGACTTAACCAATATGGAATGGAAAATTCGGTAAAGTTGTACAAAGAGGCAATCGCGTTGGATTCCAGTTTTGTGGATCCATACGTAGGCCTGGGACGTACGTACAATGTGTCTGGATTAGTTTGGGGACTTTTACCCGAGCAGGAAGCCTGGAAACAGGCAAAAAAGTATTTTAAAATGGCTTTGGAGCGCGATACTTTAGGAGCTGGATATAATTCCGAAATTATCGAATTTCAGTTGGTAGGAGGAGCCTTTTACTATGAATACGACATAAAAAATGCCGAACTACAATACCAAAATACTTTGCTTAGAAAGGATAAGTTAAATTACCGGGATTATGGGTTTGACTACTCACGTAAAACAGGACGGTTTGACTATTCCATGAAACTTATCGAACGAGAAATAAAACGTTATCCGGTGGTTGGAGATGGTCATATGCAAAGGGCATTTATCCTTTTTATGTTGGGTGATAAGAAAAGTGCCATTGAACAACTTTCGGCACTGGATCCCTTCTACCAGGACAATTATTTTTATTTGCTGGAAACATCTAAATGGTATTTCTATATGGGTGAGACAAATAAGTCTGCCACGCATTTGGACGTATTACTTAAAAAATATGAAGATAGACCACCCATAGTACATTGGTTAATGGCTATCCATGCCGATCTGCAAAAAGATAGCACCAAACTAAATTCGAGCTTAAATCAACTAAATCTTCAATATAAAAATGGTAACTCTGGAAGCCCTGCCTGGTTTTTAGCGTTATATTATTGCCATATAAAGGATTACGACAAAACATTCCAATGGCTGAACAGATCCTATAATAATCGTGAGGTCGAGATGACCTGGCTGATGCAGGAACCAATGTTACAGCCACTAACGGACGATCCTAGATATATTGAATTATACAATAAGGTTGGTTTTAATGTGATCAAACCACTTCCCGCAATAGCCGATTGA
- a CDS encoding RNA polymerase sigma factor: protein MSREEAFIKIIKDHEGIIYKIARIYADITEEQADLYQEIVFQMWKSFESFRGEAKISTWMYRIALNTALFHSKQKNKRGRNVSLDKIVLKQENYDPVMEDRLKILYQQIRRLNDLEKAVILLFLEGRTHEEISAITGLSHTNVGTRISRIKDKLRKTIKK from the coding sequence ATGAGTAGGGAAGAAGCCTTTATAAAAATCATTAAGGATCATGAAGGAATTATCTACAAGATCGCCAGGATCTATGCGGACATTACCGAAGAACAGGCAGACCTGTATCAGGAAATAGTATTCCAGATGTGGAAGAGTTTCGAAAGTTTCAGAGGAGAGGCCAAAATAAGCACCTGGATGTACAGAATAGCACTCAATACTGCTTTGTTTCATTCAAAACAAAAGAATAAAAGAGGTAGGAATGTGTCTCTGGACAAGATCGTTTTAAAGCAAGAGAACTACGATCCGGTGATGGAAGATAGATTAAAGATCCTGTATCAACAGATCAGACGGTTAAACGACCTGGAGAAAGCGGTGATCTTGTTGTTCCTGGAAGGAAGGACTCACGAAGAGATATCGGCGATAACAGGATTGAGCCACACAAATGTTGGAACCAGAATAAGTAGGATAAAGGATAAACTGAGAAAAACAATCAAAAAATAA
- a CDS encoding tetratricopeptide repeat protein yields the protein MKKLLFLLMGFLMFQATAQSKFTAKQWQEDLKFLQQTVHNDYSFLFRKTSAEEFDNAVKTLHDQIPTLQEHEISVGLARIIGLFKYGHTRMGWRNNPVSLRQFPVNLYHFSDGIYVQGVHKDYANALGAKVISVGGMPVMQALEKIYPVVPSENDQFFKAYGLLYLMSPEVLHAQRVVPTLSDNIELTLEKNGKTFTTTLKAMAAGEWAPRTYGFVQSEGEWLDAREAGETPLYLKNLDKIYYFEHLPEKNTVYVRHSQIQDDPSESIPEFYTRVFDFIAKNEVENLVLDVRLNGGGNNYKNKAVVTRIIESQKINTTGNLKVIIGRRTFSACQNLVNELDNYTNAVFIGEPTSENINFYGDNNEIILPNTKTPVYLSFAWWQDKPQWENGDWLAPHVAVEMSFEDYRTNQDPVLKAALDFGDGDFVTDPMQYMTNLYHAGDNEKLVTEVSKMVKDPRYKFFNFEAELNSVGYAQIGRGDHQTAIAIFSFVTQLFPDSANAWDSLAEGYLEAGDKEKAKEYYEKAYKMDPDGPTGKNATSMLRKIASH from the coding sequence ATGAAAAAACTACTCTTTCTCCTCATGGGTTTCCTGATGTTTCAGGCAACTGCACAATCGAAATTTACTGCCAAACAATGGCAGGAAGACTTGAAATTCCTTCAGCAAACTGTTCACAATGATTATTCATTTCTTTTTAGAAAAACCTCTGCAGAGGAATTTGACAATGCCGTAAAAACGCTACACGATCAAATTCCAACACTTCAGGAACATGAAATCAGCGTTGGGCTGGCAAGGATCATTGGCTTATTTAAATATGGTCATACCCGTATGGGATGGCGCAATAACCCGGTTTCTTTGAGGCAATTCCCTGTAAATCTGTATCATTTCTCCGATGGGATCTATGTGCAGGGTGTTCATAAAGATTATGCAAATGCGCTGGGAGCTAAAGTGATCTCGGTAGGCGGAATGCCGGTGATGCAGGCGCTAGAGAAAATATATCCCGTAGTTCCTTCCGAAAACGATCAGTTTTTTAAGGCGTATGGATTGCTCTATCTAATGAGCCCTGAAGTATTACATGCTCAAAGGGTTGTCCCTACCTTGTCTGATAATATTGAGCTTACACTGGAAAAGAATGGGAAAACCTTTACTACAACACTAAAAGCTATGGCCGCCGGAGAATGGGCTCCAAGAACTTATGGTTTTGTGCAAAGTGAAGGAGAATGGCTGGATGCGAGAGAAGCCGGGGAAACCCCGTTGTATTTGAAAAATCTGGATAAGATCTACTATTTTGAACATTTACCTGAAAAGAATACAGTGTATGTACGGCATAGCCAGATCCAGGACGATCCTTCGGAGTCGATTCCCGAGTTCTATACCCGGGTATTCGACTTTATCGCAAAAAACGAGGTTGAGAATCTTGTGCTAGACGTCCGCCTGAATGGGGGAGGTAACAACTACAAAAATAAAGCCGTCGTGACCAGGATCATCGAATCACAAAAGATCAACACCACCGGAAACCTTAAGGTTATCATAGGACGCAGGACCTTTTCTGCTTGTCAGAATCTCGTAAACGAACTGGATAATTACACTAACGCAGTATTCATTGGAGAGCCAACAAGTGAGAATATTAATTTTTACGGAGATAATAATGAAATAATTCTGCCTAATACCAAAACCCCGGTCTATCTATCATTTGCCTGGTGGCAGGATAAACCTCAGTGGGAAAACGGCGATTGGCTGGCTCCACATGTGGCAGTGGAAATGAGCTTTGAAGATTATCGAACCAATCAGGATCCCGTATTGAAAGCGGCTTTAGATTTTGGAGATGGAGATTTTGTCACAGACCCGATGCAGTATATGACTAACTTATACCATGCGGGAGATAATGAGAAGCTGGTCACAGAGGTTTCTAAAATGGTAAAGGATCCCCGATATAAGTTCTTCAATTTTGAAGCAGAGCTGAATAGTGTTGGTTATGCCCAGATTGGAAGAGGGGATCATCAAACAGCTATTGCGATCTTTTCCTTTGTTACCCAGTTATTTCCCGATTCGGCGAATGCCTGGGATAGCCTGGCAGAAGGCTATCTGGAAGCCGGAGATAAGGAAAAAGCAAAAGAATACTATGAAAAGGCGTATAAAATGGATCCTGATGGACCCACTGGCAAAAACGCCACTAGTATGCTAAGGAAGATCGCCAGCCACTAA